The following coding sequences are from one Selenomonas sputigena ATCC 35185 window:
- a CDS encoding energy-coupling factor transporter ATPase: MSIVLKNIDYTYMRGTPFERKALSDVSLTIEAGSFTALAGHTGSGKSTLVQHLNGLLQPDSGTVLVDGTDIGKKGAEAKKAKRSVGMVFQYPEHQLFEETVEKDVAFGPMRLGLSAQEVEERVRAALDFVGLPVSEFGARSPFALSGGQRRRAAIAGVLALKPRYLVLDEPTAGLDPRASAALLVRLAELHEQGGVTIVLVSHNMDDIARYADRLIVMHAGGATLEGAPREVFFAKERLAEAGLRAPHLVELLEELREKGLDLDPAAFDTADGAARIKEALGRRRLC; the protein is encoded by the coding sequence TTGTCCATCGTGCTGAAAAATATCGACTACACATACATGCGCGGCACGCCGTTTGAGCGCAAGGCTCTTTCGGATGTCTCGCTGACGATCGAGGCGGGCAGCTTCACGGCGCTCGCCGGGCATACGGGATCGGGCAAATCGACGCTCGTGCAGCATCTCAACGGCCTTCTGCAGCCCGACAGCGGAACGGTTCTCGTCGACGGCACGGACATCGGCAAGAAGGGCGCGGAGGCGAAGAAGGCGAAGCGCAGCGTCGGCATGGTCTTCCAGTACCCCGAGCATCAGCTCTTCGAGGAGACGGTGGAAAAGGATGTCGCCTTCGGCCCCATGCGTCTCGGGCTTTCCGCGCAGGAGGTCGAGGAGCGCGTGAGGGCGGCGCTGGACTTCGTGGGGCTTCCTGTCTCCGAGTTTGGGGCGCGGTCGCCGTTCGCTCTGTCCGGAGGGCAAAGGAGGCGTGCGGCGATCGCGGGCGTCTTGGCGCTCAAGCCGCGCTATCTCGTGCTCGATGAGCCGACGGCGGGGCTTGACCCGCGTGCGAGCGCCGCGCTCCTCGTGCGTCTCGCCGAACTGCATGAGCAGGGCGGCGTGACCATCGTGCTCGTCTCGCACAATATGGACGACATCGCGCGCTATGCTGACCGCCTCATCGTCATGCATGCGGGCGGCGCGACGCTCGAAGGTGCGCCGCGCGAAGTCTTTTTCGCCAAGGAAAGGCTGGCGGAGGCGGGGCTTCGTGCGCCGCATCTCGTCGAGCTTCTGGAAGAGCTGCGCGAGAAGGGACTCGACCTCGATCCCGCCGCCTTCGACACGGCGGATGGCGCAGCGCGCATCAAAGAGGCTCTGGGGAGGCGAAGACTATGCTGA